The Allorhodopirellula heiligendammensis genome includes a window with the following:
- a CDS encoding DUF1559 family PulG-like putative transporter, with translation MTTSITQSTPHATSPRDRASGFTLVELLVVIAIIGVLVGLLLPAVQAAREAARRTQCKNNMKQIVLGMTMFEHTFRHYPYSRTGSLWRILPFVEQADLGQKFNAAKHPNFDIPSASEYKWGYNGSLSTDWSNKDDLIEGAAAELSVFQCPSRTGSSSILDSDGLALGVADYTTPRVPALRPEGHPLYYRGGEPQMQFSTAMTPASGSRNRNPNNQGGRASSILDGLSHTLMYYECLGSPELFVRGKMAGTTGGASIAWAGAGDGVKMRAYRADNMLADTSNSNSGKSTSADLSLPDAPTDCSKTSAWEATIDTCGTYRSLNHTNKSQPFSFHASSVHVGLCDGSSRTITDTIDQGVFLNLMLRDDRQLPGEY, from the coding sequence ATGACGACATCGATCACCCAGTCGACACCTCACGCGACTAGCCCGAGGGATCGAGCGAGCGGATTTACTTTGGTTGAGCTATTGGTGGTGATCGCCATCATTGGCGTTCTGGTAGGTTTGCTATTGCCCGCCGTCCAAGCCGCACGCGAAGCGGCCCGGCGGACGCAGTGCAAGAACAACATGAAACAGATCGTGCTGGGGATGACGATGTTTGAGCACACGTTTCGACATTATCCCTACTCGCGAACGGGATCATTGTGGCGGATCTTGCCGTTTGTGGAACAAGCAGATCTCGGGCAGAAATTTAATGCTGCAAAGCACCCTAATTTTGATATTCCATCGGCATCGGAGTACAAGTGGGGCTACAACGGTAGTCTGTCGACTGACTGGAGTAACAAAGACGATTTGATCGAAGGTGCTGCTGCGGAATTATCCGTGTTTCAGTGCCCCAGTCGCACCGGCTCCAGTTCCATCCTCGACAGCGACGGACTTGCTCTGGGTGTGGCAGACTACACGACACCGCGGGTTCCCGCGCTTCGGCCCGAGGGACATCCGCTGTACTACCGCGGCGGCGAACCGCAAATGCAGTTCAGCACCGCGATGACGCCTGCCTCAGGATCGCGGAATCGCAATCCGAATAACCAAGGTGGTAGAGCCAGTAGCATCTTGGACGGACTTTCCCACACGTTGATGTACTACGAATGCCTCGGTTCCCCCGAATTGTTCGTACGTGGCAAGATGGCTGGCACTACCGGCGGAGCCAGTATCGCGTGGGCAGGTGCTGGCGATGGCGTGAAAATGCGTGCTTATCGGGCTGACAATATGTTGGCAGATACCTCCAATTCCAATAGCGGCAAATCAACCAGCGCAGACTTGAGCCTCCCCGATGCACCGACCGATTGCAGCAAAACATCGGCTTGGGAGGCAACGATCGATACCTGTGGAACCTACCGGTCGCTCAATCATACCAACAAGAGTCAGCCATTTAGTTTTCATGCTAGTTCTGTCCATGTGGGTCTTTGTGATGGTTCGTCGCGAACGATCACCGACACCATTGACCAGGGCGTCTTTTTGAACCTGATGTTGCGAGACGACAGGCAACTCCCTGGCGAATATTGA
- a CDS encoding fluoride efflux transporter FluC → MMGWSMNVLAVAIGGSLGALCRYGLTVLFAQGPLQRLIGGISHLVGGEAGFATTLANLLGCLLLGSLYQWTESLADLGETPLSPHMLLAIRVGILGSLTTFSTLVGDITVLSSEGRVAASLTMLSVNLVGGCALFLLAAASVRGLLS, encoded by the coding sequence ATGATGGGTTGGTCAATGAACGTGCTCGCAGTCGCGATCGGCGGTAGTTTAGGCGCTTTGTGCCGCTACGGCCTCACGGTTCTGTTTGCGCAGGGGCCACTACAGCGACTTATTGGGGGAATCAGCCACCTCGTGGGTGGAGAGGCTGGTTTCGCCACCACCCTCGCGAATTTATTAGGCTGTTTACTGCTTGGATCACTGTATCAATGGACCGAAAGTCTTGCGGACCTCGGCGAAACACCACTGAGCCCGCACATGCTGTTGGCAATTCGCGTAGGCATCCTCGGCAGTCTGACTACGTTCAGCACCCTGGTTGGCGATATTACCGTACTGTCGAGCGAGGGACGCGTGGCTGCGAGCCTGACCATGCTCAGCGTGAATTTGGTCGGCGGGTGTGCACTATTCCTGCTCGCGGCCGCCTCCGTGCGAGGGCTATTGTCATGA
- the ilvB gene encoding biosynthetic-type acetolactate synthase large subunit, whose translation MSTASSTSPAPTQHVMNGADVLVKSLVDHGVEVLFAYPGGCSMPMHQALTRFGESIRTILPRHEQGGAFAAQGYARSTGKVGVVMATSGPGATNLVTAIADAKLDSIPLVCITGQVPVAAIGSDAFQETPMVEICRGITKHHYLVTDIKDLPRIMKEAFHIAASGRPGPVLVDMPKDVQLGEMPEDLDPPMNLPGYDASTPSVPPETIRQIAAAIKMARRPIIYSGGGIILGEATEELRSLISKTGIPTVTTLMGLGSVEPENPHSLDWLGMHGAAYANYAVKDCDLLIALGVRFDDRVTGKVEAFAKGAKIIHVDIDASELNKNKTAHIPVRGDVKQVLTELNRIVQKPDIADWQRHCSELKAKFPLKYDTEFDGILQQHAIATLSDLTAERETYITVGVGQHQMWAAQFYKFRQPRTWMSSSGLGTMGFGLPAAMGVQAAHPGALVVDIDGDGSFQMNIQELATCFCEELPVKVLLLNNQHLGMVVQWEDRFMERNRAHTYLGPIHHDEAKGKSSADRFEYATDRYPNFVEIAKGYGCGAATVKRKGDLKDAMREMIDSKGPFLLDVEVPYQEHVLPMIPGGATVDDMILD comes from the coding sequence ATGAGTACTGCTTCGAGCACGTCACCCGCGCCCACGCAGCATGTGATGAACGGAGCCGATGTCCTGGTCAAATCGTTGGTCGACCATGGTGTCGAAGTACTATTTGCCTACCCCGGCGGCTGCAGCATGCCGATGCACCAGGCGCTGACTCGGTTTGGCGAATCGATTCGCACGATTCTTCCTCGACACGAGCAGGGCGGTGCATTCGCCGCTCAAGGCTACGCCCGCAGCACAGGCAAGGTCGGCGTTGTGATGGCGACGAGCGGTCCAGGAGCAACCAACCTGGTCACGGCTATCGCGGACGCCAAACTCGACAGCATTCCACTGGTGTGCATCACCGGCCAGGTGCCTGTTGCCGCGATCGGTAGCGATGCGTTCCAAGAGACGCCAATGGTGGAAATCTGCCGTGGAATCACGAAACATCACTATCTCGTGACGGATATCAAAGATCTGCCTCGGATCATGAAGGAGGCGTTCCACATCGCCGCCAGCGGCCGTCCTGGCCCGGTGCTCGTCGACATGCCCAAAGACGTGCAGTTAGGGGAAATGCCTGAAGATCTCGATCCACCGATGAATCTGCCGGGCTACGACGCGTCGACGCCCTCCGTGCCGCCCGAAACAATTCGGCAGATCGCCGCCGCCATCAAAATGGCGCGACGACCGATCATCTATTCCGGTGGCGGGATCATCTTGGGCGAAGCGACCGAAGAATTGCGGAGTCTGATCAGCAAAACGGGTATCCCCACAGTGACCACGCTGATGGGCCTCGGCTCGGTCGAACCCGAAAATCCCCACTCACTCGACTGGTTGGGCATGCACGGGGCGGCCTACGCGAACTACGCCGTCAAGGACTGCGACCTCCTGATCGCTCTGGGCGTGCGGTTCGACGACCGGGTGACGGGGAAGGTTGAAGCCTTCGCCAAAGGCGCAAAAATCATTCACGTCGATATCGACGCATCGGAGTTGAATAAGAATAAAACAGCCCACATTCCCGTTCGCGGTGACGTCAAACAGGTGTTGACGGAACTCAACCGCATCGTTCAGAAGCCGGATATTGCCGATTGGCAGCGTCACTGCAGTGAATTGAAGGCAAAATTCCCGCTGAAATACGACACCGAGTTTGACGGTATCCTGCAACAACACGCGATTGCCACGCTCAGTGACCTGACTGCCGAGCGCGAAACCTACATCACCGTGGGCGTGGGCCAGCACCAAATGTGGGCTGCCCAGTTCTACAAATTCCGGCAACCCCGGACTTGGATGAGCAGTAGCGGTCTGGGCACGATGGGCTTTGGACTGCCCGCTGCGATGGGTGTCCAAGCCGCTCATCCTGGGGCTTTGGTCGTCGATATCGACGGTGACGGCAGCTTCCAAATGAATATTCAGGAACTCGCGACGTGTTTTTGCGAGGAATTGCCAGTCAAGGTGCTGTTGCTCAACAACCAACATCTTGGCATGGTGGTGCAGTGGGAAGATCGCTTCATGGAGCGGAATCGCGCCCACACGTACCTCGGTCCAATTCACCACGACGAAGCCAAGGGCAAGAGCTCGGCGGACCGTTTCGAATACGCCACTGACCGCTACCCCAATTTCGTTGAAATTGCCAAGGGCTACGGTTGCGGTGCTGCGACAGTGAAACGCAAGGGAGATCTGAAGGATGCGATGCGGGAAATGATCGATTCCAAGGGCCCCTTCCTGCTTGATGTGGAGGTCCCGTATCAAGAACACGTCTTGCCAATGATCCCCGGTGGCGCGACCGTCGACGATATGATCTTGGATTGA